A region of the Peromyscus leucopus breed LL Stock chromosome X, UCI_PerLeu_2.1, whole genome shotgun sequence genome:
ACAAGCCCAGGCCCAATGGCCTTCTTTCCTGCACTTGAAACAGGAACCAGATGGCTTTTGGGGAGCCAGTTGGATGGTGTTTGCCAGCATCTGGCAGTTCCTTTTTTGGGCcttttcatctctcccatggtacaccttaaatgctatcgccagcacatctgcctgtggagtcagagggcGTTCTCCAAACGTTTAAGTTTATCCCTAATGTCggggaagctctgtgagacaaagtgggtcattagcAGCTGCCTGCACTCAGGGCTCTCCGGGTCTAAGCTAGTGAGCTGAAGTAGAGCCTTGGTGAGCCGCTCTAAGAAGTGAGACAGATTTTCATCCTTAtcttgatttttagtttttcatagtttactggttttagggcagccttacggggaggcctgtcaggagacaggtaataaacctatctctggctagacagccaccctgggtgttatagtcccagtgtggttcttGGTCAGGAACCACCTCAGCTCCTGGGGGGTATTGAAAGGTTAGTCTGGTGAATTTCGTCTGCATGGGTCCTAGCCTGTTCCCACAATCACCTGCGCTCctcaggaagtaaattattagaaagtatcatgtatatatcatgaaaggtgagactataagattgagttatatattgaaactgtttaataaaggaagcagaattagaagtataagaacccagcttaaaTTCTATCTGATAGAGTTCTGCGAGAAAGAATGGAACATGAATCTTAATCAGTCCATCCACACCAGCCACCACTcacaaagggagaacagtggaagggtTTGGATGGCTAGAATCAGACAATTTAGCAGTTCGAAAACGGGTGGTAGGAGGGGTGAAGGTTGGAGCCAGGGGAGGGCCTTTGGAAATGACCGCTGCCGAGGGAGGAGGAGCAGCTGCCGCCGAAGGAAGATCAGCTTTAGAGGGAGAAGAATCCGGAagaggagctgaaggaacagTCACCCTAGGAGCAGGGGTAGGAGCCGGAGGTCAGATAGGTGGAGGTTCATTAGcaggatctagagtcagagaatccggagtcagagaatcctccagtttaggcatagctaggagcatatgagcaggagagaaggaatccatAACAGACAGTTTAGCACTCAGAacgaagaaagcaactctttccatttgcctgctcGCTGACAGAAATTAGATAACTCCTGTAaaatatcgggatctaaggaGCCGCTCGGCAGCCATTTTTGTTATCTTGTAAAGCATATTTGGGCCATTTCTTAGTACAGAGATGGATCAGCTTAGGaatctttatgtaaggcattaagctgagaggttttaaagcttcaagaagacaacctaagggagaggaaggactaatagggttggaagccttgtttcccatgtctgcagcagagaggaagaaaaataaaaaaataaaaataaaaaaaccaaatgtGATTTGGAGTCAAGGCCCCAGgtgtccccaaggccaaggacgGATACTGGGCACAGGCCGCTCATCGACTTGTCAGCCAAGAAGCGGGGGCTCTGCTGCATGAGGCAAGGATTCCCTGGGAATCTAGACAGCGTCTATGGCTTCATCAAGCTGGAAGAACTATCGCCCTCACACAGCCCCCAGGATGCACCCAACGGCCGGTGGTCCAACTGCGAggaatatctcaggctgcagacgttagagatggctagaaatttaggcctgcgataggggctGACCATAGTCAATAAAGACCGTGGCCGGATGTTACCCTGGTTTCAAGAATCCTCAGTGAGGCACCTGACACTCAACAgtcgttctcacagattcaggaaaccgtttacgctggccGAAAAGTGGGGGACTCACCAATTGGAGAAGCAGTGTTGGATGGAGTTTAGTGTGGCCAGGAGAATGGAGAGCGATCTGTCACATAGGAGCAGAGTCCCCAGTTTGTGTACAGCAGTCCCCGGTTTACGGGTTTACAGGCACAGGGCGCCCAGAAGCGCCCACTTGGTCTTAGCAGcagatgttagttatttagcggtgttcttaccctgtgaggaaatgtcatgaaacagggcagaatccactaacaagagttttgttaagatgagaaagacagaagagtgCTGAGGCCTGCAGAAGAGATACgtgtggagaaggagaagaaggaggaagccgggaatatggtgccagcttataaaggctggatGGCGCATGCATAAACAGGTCGatgtggctactccacacatgcgcagatcacatggttgccTTGCGTGCtcttatgcaaccatgcaaaaccacagggtcctggtcacatgagacaccttgacccggaaatggttATTTTGAACTGGAACTgcctaggcagaagtgtctaggtccgcggggcatgcacaaacatgcccaaccgtgggggcatATTGTGAATCCATCAACAGGAATCAAAAACAGTGTGCAGTGAACTACGAGGTTAAGACTGAATGGGGTCCATGTGGTCATAGTAAATGAACTAAATGAACTGAGTAGGGTGGGAGGAACCTAAGAAGAAGCAATGCTGAATaaaagaaagtggagaaggaaaagggggaagcatgtgaggaagaggaggggaaagagacaaTGATAGGAGTGCATAATTACAAATGTGTGAACCAAACTAGGTAAATGTACGGAAAGGAATAAAACCTAGAAGGTTTGAAAATGCTGTAAAGTATCAATGATACAGAAGAATagtggaaaggaaaggagggaacaCAATGGGCaaaaccaaatgttttaaatgtccaAGTCTTAACTGTGCTTATTTCTAGGTCCACTACTGGAGTACGCCAACTGAGAATTGACTTTGGGTTTTTTCACCTTTATTGACTTTTAGGTTGGTGCTGAGCCCTGACCAGTCAAAGGTCAGTTATCTGACACAACTCTCTTCCTTTTAggaactcttattttttttctgtgtcccacgAACCTCTACTATGTATTCATAACTTTTATACCTATTGGGGGCAGGTGCtccctctcttcagggactctatAGTTTGTAAATTATGAGGTTGCTGATGTCCATACAATTATCTCATATGTGTTTTAAGAGTTGAGAAAGAAAGGATCCTGGTATTTTTCTTGGGGATTTGATCTCAGGACATTCTTATCCCACCCAGCAGAAGACAGCCTATGTGAGAGAGGAGGCTGCTGAAACTTTAAGGTCTTACCTTTCCTTAACCTGacacttcctttttgtttgttctctgatTTTGGAttagttttaaattattgtttgtgtgtttgtgtgatgtgttTAAGTGCAGGGGAGTACATGTCAAGGAACTctatggaggtctgaggacaactctTTACAGTAAGTTCTTTGTTTTGGGTATTAAAGGGTTAAGTTATGAACAttctgattctgtgtttctttttgctttgtcagATTCttaatttcccccttttgttttcCTCTCCATAATTGCCAGATTTCTTTGGATGATTCTCACACCTCTTTGACTTTACACTTTCTCAGAAACTGTTTCAAAGACTGTAGtttcaaattttcattatatGACACCactcacttatttttaaataattttattaattctttgagaattccatacagtatattttgaacatattcacctCCTCAACTCCCCTTCACTATATTTTTCAGCTCTCTGATCACTTCCCAACCAACCTTGTGATtagttcttttttgttctttcccCATTGAgtccattcattttttattaagaaaattttttccattcatttacacaccaatcaaagatccccctcttccctcctcccactccaccaGCCTCCCCCTCCAAACACACCCCCCACTGTcccccacaagaagacaaggcctcccatggggaggcacatccagaagaggcaagtctaagcccttcccctgcctcaagtctGCACGAGGTGTcctatcataggtagtgggctccaaaaagtccactcatgcaccaggaatagattctgatccttgaacgcattggcgtgggggaccacttcctaaatataacaccagtagcacaggcactgagagcgacaattaataaatgggacctcctgaaactgagaagcttctttgtcctaaggcaaaggacacagtaaataagacaaaaggacagccttacagaatgggaaaagatcttcaccaaccccacatctgacacagagggctgatctccaaaatatataaagacctcaaaatatataaagaaatcaaaataacgagtccattcatttttaagatatattaattacacatcttaatggaattcactctgtatttCTATACCTTCCTCTAGTCTACACTAACCATGTCATATAGTTCTTTTTCCAACACAACACCTGATGTGGCACCTTTACTAGATGCTTAGAATTTCTATTCTGTTTTCAGGTAGACTGTTACTACATAAGGGAGAGAACTTAAGGATTTAATTGGACATCTTTGGGAGAGTTGCTTCATTACACTGGGTCTCCCTTTATCTTTAGGATACATGTTTGTATTTTAGGATTATGTTGGGACTGGTGTTTCTGACCATAGGCTCAGGTCAGTTTGAAGCCCCTAACCATCTTCTTTCGTGCATATCTCTTGCAATTTTGGTGTTTCTTCATATGCCACAAAGGTGATCCAAGTATGACAAGTCATGGGCTGGAATgtcatacttttttctttaatcacAGTTAATATGTCttagtattttatatttccaaGCTAAAGATGATGGCATCATTTTTGTATAGATTCACCCTTTCTTTTGTGATGGCTTCTATACTATTGAGATGAAATATCAGGAGTCAGGTAGCTAAGTGACCAAAATTGTCTTCTGCTAACCTAGTGCTCATTTCTATTGGTATTTGATCACTTACaaatatttgtgtatacacatatgtaaaggaGTTGGTTTTATGTCTATTCATACACAAATAGACCTTAATACACTCACAAACCAATTTCTTTTGCCTACAAATAGAGGCAGGTATCTAGAAAcagctgttttatttattctacaaATAGTTAACTATATTGCTAACAATGGTTGCAAAGAAGATTCTGTGGCCATCTGTCAAGTTTTCTAATGTTTCTCACCCTCCTGCAGGTTCATTAAGATGGACAACAGGGAACTGCCCACACTGTTGGATCTTTCTATACAGCATCTACTGAATAATGAGCCTGCAGCAATTCACGCTCTCGAGGTGATACCAAGGGAGCTTTTTGTTCCATTGTTCTCTGCTGCCTTCAAGGGTGGGCATAAGAATATAGTGAAAGCAATGGTGAAGGTTTGGCCTTTTATGTGTCTCCACATTGGATCATTAAGGACACGGGAGTCCCAGCGAGAACTCCTGAAAGCCATGGTTGAGAGTCTTCAGTTCCTACCTGTCCAGAATTCAGCTTCTAGGTAAGACCCTGTATAACAGAGATGTGGTAAGACGCAGGAGGTTATGCCACAGcctgctactcttccaaaggtagTATGCAAAAAAGTGAAACAGTGAAAAAGACTATGGGACTGATGGTCAGTGTTGAGGTCACTTTGAGAACAAGTGTCTTATAAGGTTGGGTATGGAATGTAAGCGATTTGAGGACACTGTTGATGAATTCACATTATGGTGTTACTATTATGTAGAAGGACATGAGTGTTAAGACTGCTGAGGATTGGtggagaataaaagagaaaatagtgtGTGCTGTTTACTGAGAATTTTGTTCTGTTGTCCACTGCTGCTTCCTCAGTGGATGGGCATGAGAAGACACTGACCGCAGTAGTAAAGGCTTGGCCCGTTTTTGTCTCCACACTAGAAAATTAAGCATACAAGAAACATGGTGAACTGAAAGACATGCCTGATGGTCTTCAGGTGTTACTGCCAAGAACTCAGCTTTTCAGTAAGGATGTGTATAATGGGTGTATGGCAAGATAGCAACACATTATCCTGTAGCCTGTTGCGAGAGAGGACTGGATAATCTTTCACAGTTAGTTGATGGTGAATGCTGAAAATCAATGTGAGGTGGTTGGTACATCAGTTGAGGTTATCTTAAAAACTCTAATGTCTTACAGaggattttaattttgtaatagaTGTGATTGAGGCTACTGTTGATAGAGATACGTAATGGAGATGTTTCATAGAAGACAAGAATAGCAAGACTTGTGAGCATTCGTTGATCATAGAAAATAGTAAAGTATTTGAATAAGAAAGTCTTGCTGGTAGCTGGTATATGgaataacaaaaggaaaaaagaaagatgattttGCCACTATGTGTTATCAGTGATCCTGCTCTGTTATATTAATGTTTGCTACCTCTTAGTGTTCTGTGTTCTCTTTTCCCTGCAGGAGCCCTAAACTGAGGATCCTAGATTTAAGGCAGGATGTTGGCTGCAAGATCATCTGTCCAGAGAGCAGTACTAAGTCACCTGCCTGTTTTCACTGCTGTGCTTACTCTAAGCACTCTATCTTGAAAATCGAAGGCCAGTGTAGTATGGCAAGTTCAGAACCTGAGGCTCAGTCCTCCAGGCAGGCTATGGAATTGTTAGTGAACCTTTCCCTTGATAGAACCTTAAGGGAAACTGAATTTTTAGTTCTGCTTCTGAATAAAGTAGAGCAGAGCTCAGGCTCTTTGCACCTGTGCTGCCGAGATTTGCAAATAGACAAAGTGTGTGACTGTAGAAACACCCTACGTCATCTGGATCTGAAATGTATTGATCACCTCGCAGTTGATCAGGCTTCTCTGAGTGAGGTCACCACCCTTCTGGCTCAGGTGGTGCACCTGGACAGACTTTGTCTGTGTAAAATCACTTGTAGATCTTTGAATGGGGAAGCCTTTCGaaattttatctctgagcttGGGCGTATGGACCATCTCAACGAGCTCAACTTGTCCTCTTTCTGCCTCACAGATCATCTTGAAAATGTCCTGAGGTAAGGGTATGGGATGGATACTGAGTTTCCAATAATAGCCTCTTTTTAAGATGAGAGAAGTAATTCTTAGATATTCTTAAGTTTCCCATAgccctttctctttccacctcaGCAGTGGGCTATGCTGGGAGTTTAAAAACAGCTAGAGAAGGGTATGTTTCTGTAATTGAAGAGAAAAATGGGGTTACAAAAACCTTAGTCAGCTGAGCATGTGCGGGCACAGTGCTCATTCCAGAAGTATAAAGGTGAAGAGAACAATGCAGTCCTCCTCTGGCTATCgagagatgaagaggaggaatTGAGAGAAAGACTTCAGGTTGGGCACAGGTGCACATAGCCATCTACCCATAGACAGTAATGTCAGAGCATTAGGAAAATCTCCAAGGTTCAGGCTGTGACTGTAGAGGCTGTCACTTGGGGACTGGCCAAAGGAGCTTCCAATTGGTTGCTTCTCTGTCCTATCTCTTCTGAGCAGGTGAATTAGCTCAGTAATTACTAAATAGATAATATTTTTCACCAAGTTTTTCACACAAATGTATAACAATGTATTGTACACAGTGTCGAGGTTAAAATAGTATTTGTCAGGGTGGTAAAGTGTCTTTCATAGACCCACAAGTCTACTAAGTACGTGAAAGCTCACATCATTTGCTGCTCATGCAATCCATGTGCAAAGTAGTTGGTTTCAGATTCATAGATATAGTTCCCCTCTTCTAGACCTCATTTTTCAGAaatacttttctgtttcctccctgtaGAGTCCTACCAGCTAGTTTGGAATTCTTACATCTACCATTCTGTGGACTTTCTTACAACGACTTCAAGTTTCTGTCTGAGTGCCCTCAAGCCAACCACTTAAAGCTCCTGAATATCAGCAACAACCCAATGAACTGGGAAGATAGTGAGCCCCTTTATAACCTCCTGCAGAATAACTCTAGCACCTTGCAACATCTGGCAATCAATCATTGCCTTTTAACAGACTCTAAaatgtctgttctcatctccGCACTAAGTCGCTGTTCTCAACTCCGAATCCTCAACTTTTCCTCCAATCCAATTACCATGACTATGCTAATGAGAATTCTTGAGCACTTAACATCCTTGGTGAAGCTTAAATATGTGTTTTGTCCTATCCCTGTGCATTGCTATGGGAGATGGCACTTTCAGACAGTTTAGATCGACAGAAGCTTGCTGATGTGCAGGCACGATTGAAAAGAATGCTACAAGAGGCAAAAAGGAATGACATGCGTTGGATGACTTTCTCTGATTAAATTTATAGTCCAACACAGTTTCACCTTGATATGTTCCCTTTAagtattaaatgtttttctcttgatCCCATAGACTGAATATATAAGGTTATTATGTTGTAGcaaaatacagttaaaaatatAGGTATGTAACTGATTTCTATAGAGAATAACTTAGAAGAAGATGGAGGACTCTgagagtgtctgtgtgtctcttgaCTATTGTTCTTGATAGTACTTCATCCTATCTACTAAAGTTTTAGGTAGATGAGTTGGAAAGACTATATCATGAATTACCACAGCCTTGTCCTCACTGAGATTTACTTCTGGCCACTTGACTGCAGACATGACACTCTAACCTTTCCTGGATATGTTTTTGGAGGGCAGGTAGTTATTGAAACTGATACTTTTATCCCCTGAGTTGTATTAAGTTTCTCTATTAAGATGTTTTCAGTTGCTTATGGGAAACCATCTGGATTTAACAGTGAGAAAAAGAATCTGTGTCCATTATCTATTGAGTGgctcagtttttctttatttcatactTATTTACCAAGGATCGGTTTGTGATATTATTGTAGGCAGCAAGAAtgaacagacaaacagacaggtcCCTGTCTCAAGCTACTCAGAGGCTGAATGTTTCTGTGGTTTATCTACACCAGTTCATTAGTGCATAGAAGAAAGTTGTTTTACACTCTTGGGCCCCGATTTATCTTCCTTGTTCTTGTTACATGGTCTGTTCAATGCAAAGTGGACTCAATGATGTTGACTCTTCTCAACAGAATTCATGGATTAAATGTTACCATCTTGGAGGCTTTCTTAAACATCTGCTTGATGTCTGCCTTCTGTCATCTTGCAAAATGTCTGACATAATAGACAAGGAAGAGAACTTTGTTTCCCTGCTTTAGATGGATCACCGTGATTGTTTGTTGCACTGGTTTGGAACTTCAGCAAGGCAGAAGAACATGGTAAAGAGCTTGTGGCCGAGGGAGATCCTTCCAATTCatgaggccaggaagcagagagagcaggagccTGAGTCTCTGTACAGCCTTCAGGAGTGGGACTACACTGATATGCCTCCTTGAGCTAGCCTGCTCTAAAGTTTCTACCACCTGCCCTGGGAACTGTTCTTGAACTAACCTATTCAAAATTTTCACCCAACTGCCATGGAGCCATCAACTTG
Encoded here:
- the LOC114681984 gene encoding melanoma antigen preferentially expressed in tumors-like → MDNRELPTLLDLSIQHLLNNEPAAIHALEVIPRELFVPLFSAAFKGGHKNIVKAMVKVWPFMCLHIGSLRTRESQRELLKAMVESLQFLPVQNSASRSPKLRILDLRQDVGCKIICPESSTKSPACFHCCAYSKHSILKIEGQCSMASSEPEAQSSRQAMELLVNLSLDRTLRETEFLVLLLNKVEQSSGSLHLCCRDLQIDKVCDCRNTLRHLDLKCIDHLAVDQASLSEVTTLLAQVVHLDRLCLCKITCRSLNGEAFRNFISELGRMDHLNELNLSSFCLTDHLENVLRVLPASLEFLHLPFCGLSYNDFKFLSECPQANHLKLLNISNNPMNWEDSEPLYNLLQNNSSTLQHLAINHCLLTDSKMSVLISALSRCSQLRILNFSSNPITMTMLMRILEHLTSLVKLKYVFCPIPVHCYGRWHFQTV